The DNA sequence AAATTTATTAATCGCTTCACGGAACGGTAAAGGGGAACTCGCTTTTCGTGGCTCGTTTCCTTTGGATGCGTTCAGTTTCATGAATTGCCCATTTCGGGCATGAAACTGACATGCACCCCGTTGACCTAATCCGTGACAGCTCAATGTTGGTACGCCAAAAATTTAAGTTTAACGGCGTGCCAGATAATCCCTGAGTTAATCTACGGGAGCCAAAATAAGACTTCAGGGCAGGAGCAAAATCAAATGAAAGATGATAATGGATGGGAAATTGTTTCCACGTATTCAACCAAAGAAGCTGTAGATGACGGTTTTCTGGTAAAGGTTGACAGTAAAGCTTCCGAAGAAGCAGGAATTAAGTTTCCGGTTTACCTGACCCGCGCTGCATGGGATAAGTATGTTGAAGTTCCGAAAGGTATGGAGCAGCTTCAAAACGTTTCAGGCCGCCTTTGGGATGTGCTGTATATGTTTGCCTTTCATGCCCGGAACGTCTCTTCCAACTTTTTACAGTACGATTTTATTAGCTACCTGCCTGATGAAGGTAACTGGGAACCCAATGAAAAGTTGGAAACTCCGGAGAACCGACTTAACAGACTGGTTACCCTCAAAGCTGTCATTCAAGCTCAGGATTTCGACGATCCGTCACCAGCCATTTTCATCATGAAACCTAATGAAGATTAATGTATTCGAGCAAACAATTTTATAAACAAAATCATAGGAGGTATTTATTATGCGATACAAAGATGATCCAAGACAAATTGTAGTTCGTTATCCCAGTTGCTGTGCGAAGTGTCAAACTCGACTGCCCAAAGGAACCGTAGCTTATTATTGGCCACGAACACAAACCTTGTTATGCGATGGTTGCGGAGAACCAGAATATCGCAGCTTTCTTTCGGCTGCCGCAGACGAAGATGTTTATGCAGGAAATGGAAATCCATATTAGGATGCTTGGGGCTTTTTGCCCCTTTTTTGTTCGTTATTAATCAGTTAACAAAAATCTGTTGTAAGGTTTGTATTACACTCAAATTTCCGACAAAGTTATTGATCGCTTCACGGAACGGTAAAGGGGCGTCCCGACAAGTCGGGACGTCCTTCGGATGCGTTCAGTTTCATGGATTGCCCATTTCGGGCATGAAACTGACATGCACCCCGTTGACCTAATCCGTGACAGCTCAATGTTGGTACGCCAAAAATTTAAGTTTAACGGCGCGCCAGATATTTCCTTAGTTAAATCGAAGGGAGCCATAATAAGTCCGCAGGGCAGCGGCACTTTCCCATGAATACTTCATTCGACATTTATGAAATGGTTACCAACCTAATTATTGAACGCCTTGAAGCAGGTGTTGTCCCTTGGCAGATGCCTTGGAAAGCTGAAACTGGGTTCCCGCAAAACATGGTTCACAAAAAAGCTTATCGTGGTTTTAACTTCTGGCTTCTATTGACCGTTGCCGATAAGTTTGGTTCCCCGTTCTTTCTGACCTTCAATCAGGTAAAAGAATTGGGCGGGCATGTTTTGAAAGGCGAAAAAGGTTTCCCGGTTGTGTTCTGGAAGCTGATGGATAAGGAAGAAAAGGACGGAAGCCTTGACCACATCCCTTTCCTCCGTTATTACACCGTTTTTAACCTGAAACAAACCGAAGGGATTGATGAAAGCAAGATCCCAGCGACTGAGGCTCATGATCATGTATTTGACCCGATTGGAAATGCTGAGGAGTTAATCGAGTTTTGGTACGATAGCCCTGAAATCAGGCTTGACCAGTCACACGCCTTTTATTCGCCTTCCGGTGATTACGTCGGGATGCCAAACCCACGGACTTTTTTCAGGGACGAACAATATTATTCGACACTTTACCACGAACTGGTTCATTCTACCGGGCATATCAATAGGACTGGAAGGCATGAAAAGCTTTCGGATCACAAATTCGGTTCTCAGGATTACAGCCAGGAAGAACTTGTAGCTGAATTAGGAGCCGCGTACCTGTGCTACATGACGGGTATCCAGAATGCTACAATTGACAACAGCGCTGCCTACATCAAAAGCTGGATCGGCAAATTCAAGGAAGATAAAAAGATGTTGCTGATTGCTTCTTCACAGGCACAAAAGGCTGTTGATTACATATTGGAACATCAGGTCCATCCCAACCAGGCGGCAAGTGCCGCTTTGGTTGACCATTTGGCGGAGGCAGTTTAGCCTTCGCCTTTTTTTAGCTCAAAAATTCACAGTTAGAAACAAATAAATATTCAAGATATGGAACAGTTAAAAAGTTTTTCAAGTTATATTTCTCAGATCGGGCATAAGTACGGCCTCCATTCTGTGTTCGACGATTTCCTCGAAATGGTAATTTGTGCCTTGTCGCTCGGAGCAAAGGAAGATCGCTACCATGAGATTGTCCGTAATTACGAGAAACCGGATGCCTATTTGATGGCTGAAGCTTTTGGAGCATTGGTCATTGAAATGGATAATAAGGGAGAAGGTTTGAAAGATGGTTTTGGTGATTTTTACATGGAATATCTAAGCTATGGCAGAAATGGTCAGTTTTTCACTCCAGAACCAATATGTGATATGATGGCCCGGATATTGAACCCGGCAGGTTTTGGGGAGCGGGTTGCCGATTGTTGTTGTGGCTCTGGCCGGATGTTGCTGGCAGCAGCAAAGATAAGCCGAAACGCATTATTTTTCGGTGCCGATATTGACCGGACCTGTGCCATGATGTGTTTGATTAACCTCTGTCTGAACGGGCTTCTGGGCGAAGTCTGCTGGATGGATACGCTGATGAATCGATTTTATGCTGGTTGGAGGATAGAACTTCATCCGGGAAAGTCAGTTCCATACATCAGGGAAATCACCGAATTTGAAAGCTACATGGTTTTAAGGCTACCTGAAAAGAAACAGGAACTCATTGACCAACAAGCACCAGTAACTAAAGTAACTCAGCAGCTGATGTTTGAATTCTAGGGGCAATGCCCCTTTTTTGTTCGTTCAATTTTTTATAAGGTAAAATCACTCCATTTAAAATTGCGGGCAAAATTATTTACGCTTCACGGAACGGTAAAGGGGAACTCGCCTTTCGTGGCTCGTTTCCTTCGGATGCGTTCAGTTTCATGGATTGCCCATTTCGGGCATGAAACTGACATGCACCCCGTTGACCTGATCCGTGACAGCTCAATGTTCGGTATGCCGAAATTTTAACCGGCGTGCCTGATGCCAAAATAAACCTGCAAGGCAGCAGTAAATAATATGAATAATGCAGCTAAAAAACTCGATGCTGAGATTGTAGAACAACCAAAAACTTCTTTGGAAGTTGTAAAGAAAGATGAAAAAGAAGTTGTTGAAGTTCCTTCATTGGAAAAGCGCATCCAGAAAGTGGAAGATTTGAGCATGCTCATCGAAAAGTGGCGCAAGCTCACCGAAACCAGAAGGAACCTGCAAACCTTCTCCCTGGGAGCAGATGGGTTGGGTGCAACAGTATTCCTTCGGGACGCATCAGGAAAAGAGTTTAAAACTTCTAACACTCCAGTAGTATCTGCTGTGATGGAAGAAATCAAAACGACTCTGGACGAGAGGATCAAAGAAGTTGAAACCCAGATCAAATTCTGAAAATGGGGAGGCTTTGCCTCCCCATTTTTTTAGTCGTTAAAAAGAAAAACTTTATCCAGTTCAATCAATTTTTGGGCTTCTTACTCTGTTTGTTTTGTCAA is a window from the Aquipluma nitroreducens genome containing:
- a CDS encoding DUF6573 family protein, whose translation is MKDDNGWEIVSTYSTKEAVDDGFLVKVDSKASEEAGIKFPVYLTRAAWDKYVEVPKGMEQLQNVSGRLWDVLYMFAFHARNVSSNFLQYDFISYLPDEGNWEPNEKLETPENRLNRLVTLKAVIQAQDFDDPSPAIFIMKPNED
- a CDS encoding ArdC family protein, translated to MNTSFDIYEMVTNLIIERLEAGVVPWQMPWKAETGFPQNMVHKKAYRGFNFWLLLTVADKFGSPFFLTFNQVKELGGHVLKGEKGFPVVFWKLMDKEEKDGSLDHIPFLRYYTVFNLKQTEGIDESKIPATEAHDHVFDPIGNAEELIEFWYDSPEIRLDQSHAFYSPSGDYVGMPNPRTFFRDEQYYSTLYHELVHSTGHINRTGRHEKLSDHKFGSQDYSQEELVAELGAAYLCYMTGIQNATIDNSAAYIKSWIGKFKEDKKMLLIASSQAQKAVDYILEHQVHPNQAASAALVDHLAEAV
- a CDS encoding N-6 DNA methylase; this encodes MEQLKSFSSYISQIGHKYGLHSVFDDFLEMVICALSLGAKEDRYHEIVRNYEKPDAYLMAEAFGALVIEMDNKGEGLKDGFGDFYMEYLSYGRNGQFFTPEPICDMMARILNPAGFGERVADCCCGSGRMLLAAAKISRNALFFGADIDRTCAMMCLINLCLNGLLGEVCWMDTLMNRFYAGWRIELHPGKSVPYIREITEFESYMVLRLPEKKQELIDQQAPVTKVTQQLMFEF